In Fusarium oxysporum f. sp. lycopersici 4287 chromosome 11, whole genome shotgun sequence, the following are encoded in one genomic region:
- a CDS encoding AAT family amino acid transporter — MTTDINIEEGEKNEGCHSETEHPLTQGELLHQHGELNRGLKSRHIQFIAIGGSIGTGLFLGIGSALTKAGPLSLLLGYTITGIFIFVMMMSLGEMATWLPLPGALPQFCARYVDGALGFAVGWNVWYSAAITLCAELSAASLIIGYWKGAEGVNVAVWITIILVVVVLLNIFAVSIYGEAEFCFASIKVITIVGLLIMTFIVMLGGNPQSRRLGFTYWKNPGPMKEYLAEGDLGRFLGFFTTLINAAFSFGGVEMVAVAAGEAENPRKNIPKAVRRIFWRIIFFYVLGALAVGILVASNDPRLLSAQASGTSNAAASPWVIGVQNVGISVLPSIINAVILSSASSSANAFIYTFFLKCNKQGVPWIAVLVTSAMGLLTYLSVQKDGGAAQAFQWFQNLVTISSLFTWSCVCLAYIRFHAALKAQGVDRDTLHLKSYFQPWAAWAALIYFSMLIIFNGFSVFMSGRWNISDFFAAYVNTLIFAVLFIAWKLIKKTKWIPSNEADITSGKDAIDALEEIWEDPKPRNALERFWFWLA, encoded by the exons ATGACCACAGACATCAATATCGAGGAGGGTGAAAAGAATGAGGGATGCCATTCTGAGACGGAGCATCCACTTACTCAAGGAGAGTTATTGCACCAGCATGGTGAACTGAATAGAGG GTTAAAGTCTCGCCACATTCAGTTCATCGCCATCGGAGGCTCCATTGGCACGGGGCTATTTCTTGGTATCGGCAGTGCATTGACAAAGGCCGGCCCGCTCTCGCTCCTTCTTGGTTACACCATAACCGGAATCTTCATctttgtcatgatgatgagcctTGGTGAAATGGCGACTTGGCTCCCTTTGCCTGGCGCCCTTCCCCAGTTCTGTGCCAGGTATGTGGATGGAGCCTTGGGATTCGCGGTTGGTTGGAATGTATGGTACTCAGCAGCGATCACCCTCTGTGCAGAATTATCAGCTGCTTCCCTCATAATCGGATACTGGAAAGGGGCTGAGGGCGTCAACGTGGCTGTTTGGATTACTATCATCCTCGTTGTCGTGGTACTACTCAATATCTTCGCCGTCTCTATTTATGGCGAGGCAGAGTTCTGTTTCGCCTCGATCAAGGTCATCACAATTGTGGGCCTTCTAATCATGACGTTCATCGTTATGCTTGGAGGTAACCCCCAGAGTCGCCGGCTAGGCTTCACCTACTGGAAGAATCCAGGGCCGATGAAGGAATATCTTGCTGAGGGTGATCTTGGTCgcttcttgggctttttTACCACATTGATTAACGCTGCCTTTTCCTTTGGTGGCGTGGAAAtggttgctgttgctgccgGTGAAGCTGAGAACCCTCGCAAGAACATCCCTAAAGCTGTCCGTCGCATCTTCTGGCGCATTATCTTCTTCTACGTTCTTGGTGCCCTTGCAGTGGGTATTTTAGTTGCTTCCAACGATCCTCGCCTATTATCAGCCCAGGCAAGCGGTACTTCTAATGCCGCAGCCTCACCCTGGGTGATCGGAGTCCAGAACGTCGGCATCTCAGTCCTTCCGTCTATCATTAATGCTGTTATCCTTTCGtcggcttcatcatctgccAATGCCTTTATTTACA ccttcttcctcaagtGCAACAAACAAGGAGTACCCTGGATTGCTGTCCTGGTTACCAGCGCAATGGGCCTTCTGACCTATCTTTCAGTCCAAAAGGATGGCGGTGCTGCTCAAGCATTCCAGTGGTTTCAAAACCTCGTTACTATTTCATCACTGTTCACCTGGTCCTGTGTATGCTTGGCATACATCCGTTTTCATGCTGCCTTAAAGGCGCAAGGAGTTGATCGCGACACTCTCCACCTGAAAAGCTATTTCCAACCTTGGGCAGCTTGGGCCGCTCTCATCTACTTCTCAATGTTGATCATTTTCAACGGTTTCAGCGTGTTCATGTCAGGAAGATGGAACATCAGCG ACTTCTTCGCGGCGTACGTCAACACTCTCATCTTCGCCGTCCTTTTTATTGCATGGAAGTTGATCAAGAAGACGAAATGGATCCCGTCAAATGAAGCTGATATAACAAGTGGCAAAGACGCCATCGATGCACTGGAGGAGATCTGGGAGGATCCAAAGCCACGTAACGCTCTCGAGCGCTTCTGGTTTTGGCTAGCATAG
- a CDS encoding threonine aldolase, with the protein MAAWSSPLEESKRISQSVNGLVREPPITTRIHEKIQAAKAKASRDFRSDVVTVPVEEIMEAILAASVNDDIYDAEGNPSVKALEAKMVELTGMEAALWAVSGTQGNQICLRTHLMQLPHSVLCDYRAHIQYWESGALPAISQATVTTVHPKNGIHLTLEDVKANMIADGNIHFPPTRVVSLESTLSGTVLLLAEARAIADYVRSFPVSEGSRPVAMHLDAARVIYSVVAEGVSLKDYAACFDSMSICLAKGIGAPMGSVIVGSKRFIERCKHYRKILGGGTRQPGIMAAAALSAFEYTVPKFPAIHALAKRAGSQLEDTGYRLVLPAQSNMVVLDLAGMDIPGAAFVQYCADAAVAVFPNGRLVFHHQTSEEAVADLVNALKRLLQAKKDGKALNNETVQGGCL; encoded by the exons ATGGCAGCGTGGTCCTCACCACTAGAAGAGTCAAAGCGAA tcagtcagtcagtcaaCGGCCTGGTCAGGGAACCTCCTATTACCACTCGGATTCATGAAAAGATACAGGCTGCGAAAGCAAAGGCATCTCGCGACTTCAGATCTGATGTTGTTACTGTTCCTGTTGAGGAAATAATGGAG GCCATTCTTGCGGCCTCGGTCAACGATGACATTTACGATGCCGAGGGCAATCCGTCTGTCAAGGCCCTCGAGGCGAAGATGGTTGAGCTGACTGGCATGGAAGCGGCGCTGTGGGCGGTTTCAGGCACTCAAGGAAACCAGATCTGCCTTCGCACCCACCTCATGCAACTTCCCCACAGTGTTCTCTGTGATTATCGAGCCCATATTCAGTACTGGGAGTCTGGAGCCCTGCCGGCCATCTCTCAAGCCACAGTTACTACGGTCCACCCGAAGAATGGCATCCATCTTACACTCGAAGATGTGAAGGCTAACATGATCGCGGACGGAAACA TCCACTTTCCTCCGACCCGAGTTGTCTCGCTAGAGAGCACCTTGAGCGGCACCGTTCTCCTTCTAGCAGAGGCACGAGCTATTGCAGATTACGTTCGTTCATTTCCAGTTTCCGAGGGCTCACGACCTGTTGCCATGCATCTCGACGCGGCCCGAGTAATCTATAGTGTGGTTGCTGAGGGCGTCAGCCTGAAGGACTATGCTGCATGCTTTGATAGCATGTCTATCTGCCTAGCTAAGGGTATCGGTGCCCCTATGGGGAGCGTTATTGTAGGAAGTAAGCGCTTCATCGAGAGATGTAAGCATTACCGCAAGATTCTTGGCGGTGGTACCCGACAGCCCGGCATCATGGCCGCTGCAGCTTTGTCTGCATTTGAGTATACAGTGCCCAAGTTTCCAGCCATACATGCATTGGCAAAGAGAGCTGGCAGTCAACTCGAGGACACAGGATACAGGCTAGTGCTGCCTGCGCAAAGCAACATGGTGGTACTAGATCTGGCTGGCATGGATATTCCTGGTGCTGCTTTTGTTCAGTACTGCGCCGATGCGGCAGTCGCTGTCTTCCCTAACGGGCGTTTAGTGTTCCACCATCAAACCTCAGAGGAGGCCGTTGCCGATCTGGTCAACGCATTGAAGAGGCTActccaggccaagaaggatggTAAAGCTCTGAACAACGAGACAGTGCAGGGAGGCTGTTTGTGA
- a CDS encoding primary-amine oxidase, which produces MSSAPHPLCPLTGDEIQASARLIESVWPQSVSLSFKVITLSEPPKEKLAPYLEAFDNGTSPSPLERLAFVAYYIRGTDIFHEAIVNLTTGRIESNVKLGPNVHGNVDYDEAQRVEKLALEDPQVLAELEKLKLPEGTVVCADPWIYGSDGVEDDVRMYQVFLYMRDPANSGEADSNHYAFPLPVSPVIECVNYKVIRIDVLPTGADNTIKPLAPYQPKPANEYIPEAQELRKDLKPLHVSQPEGPSFNVTPVGETGNVISWQKWTFFVGFNQREGMVLYNVKYDNRPLFYRLSLSDMSVPYGDPRHPFHKKSAFDLGDAGAGATANNLKLGCDCLGSIQYLSGVICDDQGRPLPMENVICIHEQDAGIGWKHTNYRTGRAAVVRARELVLQSIITVSNYEYILMFLFNQAGEVTYEVRATGILSTQPIDHELDKTGVPFGTVVHPGVLAGVHQHIFSLRVDPMIDGHTNQLVYSEAHRIPRDPHLNPHGIGYEVVEKTIDKTAGLDIDYDLSRVYKITNPNSLNPINGKPVGYKIMAPPFQKLMGDEDSFLHKRAEFADHNIYVTTHRDRELYAGGWYTNQSRGGTGVRTWAERNESLTPESDIVLWVQFGINHIPRIEDFPVMPVEILKVHLKPVNFFTKNPALDVPPSEQSVNQSTLVENKKEEASDSCGCDTSNVPSKL; this is translated from the exons ATGTCTTCTGCTCCCCACCCGCTTTGCCCACTGACGGGCGATGAGATTCAGGCTAGTGCACGCTTGATCGAGAGTGTTTGGCCACAGTCTGTCTCGCTAtcttttaaggttataaCGCTCAGCGAGCCACCGAAGGAGAAGCTTGCACCGTATTTGGAAGCGTTCGACAACGGAACTTCCCCTTCGCCGCTTGAACGTTTGGCTTTTGTTGCATATTATATCCGTGGAACG GATATTTTCCATGAAGCTATAGTCAACTTGACCACTGGCAGGATCGAGAGCAATGTGAAGCTTGGACCGAATGTTCACGGGAACGTTGACTATGATGAGGCTCAGAgagttgagaagcttgcaCTTGAGGATCCGCAGGTCTTGGctgagctcgagaagctAAAGTTGCCGGAGGGGACCGTTGTCTGTGCGGATCCCTGGATCTACG GGTCCGACGGAGTTGAGGATGATGTCCGTATGTACCAGGTCTTCCTGTACATGCGAGACCCCGCAAACTCTGGCGAAGCTGATTCCAACCACTACGCATTCCCTTTGCCTGTATCGCCGGTCATTGAATGTGTTAACTACAAAGTCATTCGGATTGATGTACTTCCTACTGGCGCTGATAACACTATTAAGCCATTGGCACCTTATCAACCCAAGCCAGCGAATGAGTATATCCCCGAAGCACAAGAGCTCCGAAAGGATCTCAAGCCGCTGCACGTAAGCCAGCCGGAAGGGCCAAGCTTCAATGTGACCCCGGTTGGTGAGACTGGAAACGTTATCTCGTGGCAGAAGTGGACCTTCTTCGTCG GCTTCAATCAGCGCGAAGGCATGGTGTTGTACAACGTCAAGTATGACAACCGTCCCTTGTTCTACAGACTATCCCTGTCAGACATGAGCGTGCCCTACGGTGATCCACGACATCCGTTCCACAAGAAGTCAGCATTTGACTTGGGTGATGCGGGTGCTGGTGCTACAGCCAACAACCTCAAGCTAGGCTGTGATTGTTTAGGCAGCATTCAGTACCTCAGTGGTGTGATCTGCGACGATCAAGGAAGACCGTTGCCAATGGAGAACGTGATCTGTATTCATGAGCAAGATGCTGGTATTGGATGGAAGCACACAAACTACAGAACCGGAAGAGCTGCTGTTGTACGGGCACGGGAGCTTGTCTTGCAGTCCATCATCACGGTTTCGAACTATGAGTATATCCTCATGTTCCTGTTCAACCAAGCAGGAGAGGTCACATATGAAGTCCGCGCTACAGGTATCCTGTCTACACAGCCGATTGACCACGAGCTGGACAAGACAGGAGTACCATTTGGCACCGTTGTACACCCTGGTGTCCTGGCTGGCGTTCATCAGCATATCTTCTCCTTACGAGTTGATCCCATGATTGACGGCCATACGAATCAGCTGGTATACAGCGAAGCCCACAGAATACCTCGTGATCCTCACCTGAACCCTCATGGTATTGGCTACGAAGTCGTGGAGAAGACCATTGACAAGACAGCTGGTTTGGATATCGATTATGACCTTAGTAGGGTCTATAAGATCACCAACCCCAACTCCCTCAACCCTATCAACGGCAAGCCCGTGGGCTACAAGATTATGGCACCGCCTTTCCAGAAGCTCATGGGCGATGAAGACAGCTTCCTGCATAAGCGTGCTGAGTTTGCAGACCATAATATTTATGTCACCACACATCGCGACCGCGAACTGTACGCGGGAGGATGGTACACCAACCAGTCTCGTGGAGGCACAGGCGTGAGAACTTGGGCAGAAAGGAACGAATCACTGACACCGGAGTCTGATATTGTGCTTTGGGTGCAATTCGGTATCAACCACATCCCACGCATCGAAGACTTCCCTGTCATGCCGGTTGAGATTCTCAAGGTGCATCTCAAGCCCGTCAACTTCTTCACTAAGAACCCTGCGCTGGACGTGCCACCTAGCGAGCAGAGCGTGAACCAGAGCACTCTTgttgagaacaagaaggaagaggctTCCGACAGTTGCGGATGCGATACATCGAATGTTCCTTCAAAGCTGTAG